One Clostridium botulinum BKT015925 DNA segment encodes these proteins:
- a CDS encoding recombinase family protein, translated as MIYGYARCSTDNIKQDITRQTRELKALGVEKDNIYFEYASGTKVDREQLTRLMDIVVEGDIIVATEVSRITRSSKQLCEIIEFAKDKKIKLILGNFVVDCTKELDPMTEGMLKMMGVFAELERNMISQRVRSGMANARSKGKVIGRPQTTIEDIPSNIINAIELLKDKKLIRVNVLECVI; from the coding sequence ATGATTTACGGATATGCAAGATGTTCAACGGATAATATAAAACAAGATATAACAAGACAGACAAGAGAATTAAAAGCACTAGGCGTTGAAAAGGATAATATATATTTTGAGTATGCAAGTGGTACAAAGGTTGATAGAGAGCAATTAACAAGACTTATGGATATAGTTGTTGAAGGTGATATTATAGTTGCCACTGAAGTAAGTAGAATCACACGTTCAAGTAAACAGTTATGTGAGATTATAGAGTTTGCTAAGGATAAGAAGATTAAATTAATATTAGGAAATTTTGTAGTTGATTGTACAAAAGAGTTAGACCCAATGACAGAAGGTATGTTAAAGATGATGGGTGTATTTGCAGAGTTAGAAAGAAACATGATAAGTCAAAGAGTTAGAAGTGGAATGGCTAATGCAAGATCCAAGGGGAAGGTAATAGGTAGACCACAAACAACCATAGAAGATATTCCAAGTAATATTATTAATGCTATTGAATTATTAAAGGACAAAAAATTAATAAGAGTGAATGTGCTAGAATGTGTAATATAA
- a CDS encoding ETX/MTX2 family pore-forming toxin translates to MIKNIADAYKILPSVFCQSKNCEDIIEGSDSRVEDELRNGKYNFDIIGQSGLKPIGQPTITKNNTMYVGNTRLINETSLDQTMRTEIFSREETFTQSTKTILGFNIGIKASGKFTAKFLESGVETSIEVSAQFNLSNDQTTTKSETVTFTIPSQDILVPSKSIIKVTAIFNKVSCNGKVQLPTTVRGYDYIDCWSTGVPNPGGHPCVSGTEKVPFGKLARMANSSDFVPVANSDTEMTIMGIGEYSTDTATNFMLNIEQLDLNGDKLIKSNSYVIKPIIKVIDEKVITE, encoded by the coding sequence ATGATTAAAAATATAGCGGATGCTTATAAAATATTACCAAGTGTTTTTTGCCAAAGTAAAAACTGTGAGGACATTATTGAAGGATCAGATTCAAGAGTAGAAGATGAATTAAGAAATGGAAAATATAATTTTGATATTATAGGTCAGTCGGGACTTAAACCTATTGGACAGCCGACGATTACTAAAAATAATACTATGTATGTTGGAAACACTAGATTAATTAATGAAACTAGTTTAGATCAAACAATGAGGACTGAAATTTTTTCTAGAGAAGAAACCTTTACTCAGTCTACTAAAACTATTTTAGGATTTAATATAGGAATAAAAGCTTCTGGAAAATTTACTGCTAAGTTTCTGGAAAGTGGAGTAGAAACTTCAATAGAAGTATCAGCACAGTTTAATTTGAGTAATGATCAAACTACAACTAAATCCGAAACTGTTACGTTTACAATTCCATCCCAAGATATATTAGTTCCATCAAAATCTATAATTAAAGTTACAGCCATATTTAATAAAGTTAGTTGTAATGGAAAAGTCCAATTACCGACTACTGTAAGGGGATATGATTATATTGATTGTTGGTCTACAGGAGTGCCAAATCCAGGTGGTCATCCTTGTGTAAGTGGTACGGAAAAAGTACCATTTGGTAAATTGGCTAGAATGGCTAATTCCTCAGACTTTGTACCCGTAGCAAATTCGGATACAGAAATGACAATTATGGGAATAGGAGAGTATTCTACTGATACTGCTACTAACTTTATGCTTAATATAGAGCAATTAGATCTAAATGGAGACAAATTGATTAAAAGTAATAGTTACGTTATAAAACCTATTATTAAAGTTATTGATGAAAAAGTTATAACTGAATGA